A single window of Granulicella mallensis MP5ACTX8 DNA harbors:
- the coxB gene encoding cytochrome c oxidase subunit II, which produces MPLFSKCPATSSSQGEFHRSARSLVFASGIAAFGTPLFAVTASAQSPTNIFAPAATPAHSIFGLSMLVLSVTFAIFLIVGGLLLYALIRYRHRPTDSEHEPAQIYGSNQIELSWTVIPILIVVMLFLSTTRVILRTEAIPKPDNTMDVTVIGHQFWWEYRYPKLGIVTANELHIPISDKTSPKPTYLTMSSTDVSHSFWVPRLAGKMDVIPNRVNTMWMDPTEPGLYLGQCAQYCGTQHAKMLLRVYAQSPEDFEAWVKQQQKPAQHEFPGNPAATEGQTVFMHNACINCHTVSGSAATGRFGPDLSHLASRDTFASGAVKNTPENLRKWIDNPDSMKPGSLMPPMHLNEHDLNVITAYLTELH; this is translated from the coding sequence TTGCCACTCTTCTCTAAATGTCCGGCAACAAGCTCCAGCCAGGGCGAATTCCATCGCTCCGCTCGCAGTCTTGTCTTTGCCTCCGGGATTGCGGCTTTCGGCACACCTCTCTTTGCCGTCACAGCGTCCGCACAGTCTCCCACCAACATCTTTGCGCCCGCCGCGACACCAGCGCATTCCATCTTCGGACTTTCGATGCTGGTGCTTTCGGTTACCTTTGCCATCTTTCTTATTGTCGGAGGGTTGCTGCTCTATGCGTTGATTCGCTACCGGCATCGCCCCACGGACTCCGAGCACGAACCGGCGCAGATCTATGGCAGCAACCAGATTGAGCTCTCCTGGACGGTCATTCCCATCCTGATCGTCGTGATGCTCTTCCTGTCCACCACGCGTGTCATCCTCAGGACCGAAGCGATTCCCAAGCCCGACAACACCATGGATGTAACGGTGATCGGACATCAGTTCTGGTGGGAGTATCGCTACCCGAAGCTGGGAATCGTCACGGCCAACGAGCTTCACATCCCCATCAGTGATAAGACGAGCCCTAAGCCGACCTATCTCACGATGTCGTCCACCGATGTGTCCCATAGTTTCTGGGTACCGCGCCTGGCAGGAAAGATGGACGTTATCCCCAACCGGGTCAATACCATGTGGATGGACCCCACCGAACCAGGACTGTATCTCGGCCAGTGCGCCCAGTACTGCGGAACCCAGCACGCAAAGATGCTGCTGCGAGTCTACGCGCAGTCCCCTGAAGACTTCGAGGCCTGGGTTAAACAGCAGCAAAAACCCGCACAGCATGAGTTCCCCGGCAATCCTGCCGCCACCGAAGGACAGACCGTATTCATGCATAATGCCTGCATCAACTGCCATACGGTCTCGGGGTCAGCAGCGACAGGAAGGTTTGGGCCCGATCTCTCCCACCTTGCCAGCCGCGACACTTTTGCCTCCGGAGCGGTCAAGAATACTCCGGAAAACCTGAGGAAGTGGATCGACAATCCAGATTCGATGAAACCCGGTTCGTTGATGCCGCCCATGCACTTGAACGAACATGATCTGAACGTGATTACCGCCTATCTCACAGAGCTTCACTAG